Genomic DNA from Acidimicrobiales bacterium:
AGGCCGACGACCCCGCCCGTGAAGGGGACGGCGCGTGACGCAGGCCGAGGCCAACGTCGCCGGCGTCGCCCCGGTCGGAGACGGTGTCGTCGACGCTGGCGACCACCCCGGACCCACGACGGGGACCGCGCCCGCACCCACCAAGGTGCGGGTGCTCGCCATCGACGCCGTGCGGGGCCTGGCCATCGTCATCCTGTTGCTGGCCGTGCACCCGGGCCCGCGCGACGCCCTGCCCGCTCAGCTCGAGCACCCGATGTGGCACGGCGTCACCTTCGCCGACCTCTTCTTCCCCCTGTTCCTCTTCGCCGTGGGCGCGTCGATGCCGTTCTCCGCAAGCGCCTCCACCGGCCGGAGCGTGGCCCGAAGAGCGACGCTGCTCACCCTCATCGGCATCGGTCTCGTGTCGGCCAAGAACCTCTCGATCATCATTCCCGGGGTGCTCCAGCACATTGCCATCGCCTACGTCCTGGCCTGGCTGGTGCTCAAGCTCCCCTGGCGCGCCCAGGTGGCGGTGTGCGCCGCCACCGTCCTCGGGTTCTGGGCAGCCTTCCTCGTCACCGCCGGCCCCGGCGCCGACCCGTGGTCGCGCGACGGCGGGACCTTCGCCCACGCCGCCAACAGCTGGTTCTTCGGCGGCTTCCGCAC
This window encodes:
- a CDS encoding heparan-alpha-glucosaminide N-acetyltransferase domain-containing protein; translation: MTQAEANVAGVAPVGDGVVDAGDHPGPTTGTAPAPTKVRVLAIDAVRGLAIVILLLAVHPGPRDALPAQLEHPMWHGVTFADLFFPLFLFAVGASMPFSASASTGRSVARRATLLTLIGIGLVSAKNLSIIIPGVLQHIAIAYVLAWLVLKLPWRAQVAVCAATVLGFWAAFLVTAGPGADPWSRDGGTFAHAANSWFFGGFRTEGIPQSVISVVNVVAGAFAGRWVLEQPDRRAVLRTAGLWAVGLVAAGLVMAQWVPLNKKLWSPSFTLLTCGTSFGWFALALWAIDMRGWRRWTRPLVELGRNAIAVYVLLMLAFAAIVPHRGPLDDVIASVVPWPTVVSLTWGVIWVALGWWFCHVLHERRIFIKV